In Candidatus Bipolaricaulota bacterium, the genomic window GGTAGTCCGCGCCCTCGGAAGGTGGATCCCGGGGATGGGAATCTACATCCTGTTGATCCTCATCTTGATCGTCGGGCTGATCACCCGCAACTTCCTGGGACGGGCCGTGCAATACTACCTCGACCGGCTGTTCTCGTCCGTCCCTGGGGTGCGGGGGATGTACGTGGCGTTCAAGCGGTTCTCCCATGCTCTGCTGGCGCACGACAGCACATCGTTCAAGAAGGTGGTGATGTTCGAGTACCCGCGGGATGGGATCTGGATCATCGGGTTGGTGACGAACGAGGAGGTGGGAAAGCTCGAGGAGAAGACGGGCAAGGATTCGCTCCTCGTCTACGCTCCCACTGCTCCTAACCCCCTCTCCGGAATGATGCTCGTCGTCCCGCGGGAGAAGGTGACCTAC contains:
- a CDS encoding DUF502 domain-containing protein; amino-acid sequence: MRVFLRRLWDTFTSGLLAILPIGLTVYILWSLYRMLDGLVGRSTPFGEMVVRALGRWIPGMGIYILLILILIVGLITRNFLGRAVQYYLDRLFSSVPGVRGMYVAFKRFSHALLAHDSTSFKKVVMFEYPRDGIWIIGLVTNEEVGKLEEKTGKDSLLVYAPTAPNPLSGMMLVVPREKVTYLDMPVEDALSMIISSGSALPTSLETEQQDDEELQHPWFKPFAHKRRKE